actaaagctctttccacactgcaaacaTCTATGTAGTATCTCCctagtgtgggttctatggtgtatagtaaGGTTTGAAATCTtactgaagcactttccacactccaagcatttatgttttttctccccagtgtgggttctgtggtgtcgAGTAAGAGTTCTTctttcactgaagctctttccacactccaaacatttatatggtttctccccagtgtgggttctatggtgtcgaTTCAGTTTTCCACTCGTgcagaagcactttccacactccaagcatttatatggtttctccccagtgtgggttctatggtgtagaTGCAGTTTTCCACTCGTGTGGAAGCTTTTTCCAcatccacactccaagcatttatatggtttctccccagtgtgggttctatggtgtagaGTAAGATTTCTCCTagcaatgaagctctttccacactccaagcatttatatggtttctccccagtgtgggttctatggtgtatagtaaGAGCTTCcttcatgctgaagctctttccacactccaagcatttatgtggtttctccccagtgtgggatATATGGTGTAGAGTAAGACTTCtcccatcactgaagctctttccacactccaagcatttaaatggtttctcctcagtgtgggttctttggtgtACAGTAAGAgttccactcctgctgaagctctttccacactccatacatttatatggtttctccccagtgtgggttctatggtgtagaGTAAGAgttccactcctgctgaagctctttccacactccaagcatgtatgtggtttctccccagtgtgggatGTATGGTGTCTGGTAAGgtctccactctggctgaagcccCTTCCGCACTCCAGgcatgtatgtggtttctccccagtgtgggtcctATGGTGTATATTAAGAGCTTGCTTCatgctgaagctccttccacactccaggcatgtatgtggtttctccccagtgtggtttCTGTGGTGTGTATTAAGTTCTCCTCTCGTACTGaaggtctttccacactccaggcatgtatgtggtttctccccagtgtgggttctatggtgtctagTAAGatctccactcctgctgaagctctttccacattccaggcatttatgtggtttcttccTTCCCTTCATTTCCTATTGAGGATGAAAGCTTGGTTGAGAACTCAAGCTTTTCCTATGCAGAGGATAAagtattctttttctttcttgctgtatGATTTGTTGGATTACAGCTGAAAAGCAGGTATTTCATTCCCATTCTTCCTTTTTGTTCCAGTTCTTCGACTCTGTTGCTTTCTATCTTTTCCCCTTTCACAGCTCCCTCCGCTGGTTTTCTATCATTTTGTTATATTTCTGAACATTCTTCCTCTCCCAAGTCTCACCTGCTGCTGGTACCAAGAGAGAAAACTAGTCAGAGCCTGGGATAGAAAAGGAACAGTCAGGAGATCCTATCGTCACCAGACAATGGTCCTGTTCTACTCTGCAGGCGTCTTTCTACCTTCAGAAATAACATGGATCTGAACTGCTTACTAAAACTATTAAGCTCAACCTCGGAATGTATGCATTTCCTTAGCAGTGCCTTATGAAATATTGTTATTAATAAGTTGCCCACCCCAAAGGACAATGGGCAACAACTCAAAATCTTGCTGTTTGAACAAGCTAATAGTTTGGAGCCTGATCAACATGCCTCAATGACCTTGCAGACTGCAGAACCAGGACCTTCCATGGCCATCTTGTGCTCATGTTTTAAGCAGAGAGCCAGACCCTCCCATCGGTTCTCTACCACACGGGTCATCAGTGCTCCCCAATTTCTCCTCTGTTCTCTGCACCCCAACCGCATTGAACCCAAGCCTCCGATAGGTGGGAAAGGATCAGagaggccagtttggtctctccTGCATCAAACCCAGGAAATCCCTTCCCTTTCCCAACCTCCTCCCTTCGCAGACACATTCCAACCTCCTCTCCCCAACCTGAGAGTTGTATCTAGTTAAGTTAGCTTGTAGCTTGCTGCCAAAGCCTCCCctctgtattgtttttatatagTTCCCCAGCGAAATACACAAATGACCAGTGGGTTTGGTTTTCGTTTCTTCCTCCCATGAATCAGAATTTCAAACCAttgaaatctctcatattcaggctgacttggattcaaactccacaattactgcagtgtctgaataggaggtgtccagcgactcctgaGGTGTCCAGGAGGTGTCCA
The genomic region above belongs to Hemicordylus capensis ecotype Gifberg chromosome 16, rHemCap1.1.pri, whole genome shotgun sequence and contains:
- the LOC128338468 gene encoding zinc finger protein 850-like, with the translated sequence MKGRKKPHKCLECGKSFSRSGDLTRHHRTHTGEKPHTCLECGKTFSTRGELNTHHRNHTGEKPHTCLECGRSFSMKQALNIHHRTHTGEKPHTCLECGRGFSQSGDLTRHHTSHTGEKPHTCLECGKSFSRSGTLTLHHRTHTGEKPYKCMECGKSFSRSGTLTVHQRTHTEEKPFKCLECGKSFSDGRSLTLHHISHTGEKPHKCLECGKSFSMKEALTIHHRTHTGEKPYKCLECGKSFIARRNLTLHHRTHTGEKPYKCLECGCGKSFHTSGKLHLHHRTHTGEKPYKCLECGKCFCTSGKLNRHHRTHTGEKPYKCLECGKSFSERRTLTRHHRTHTGEKKHKCLECGKCFSKISNLTIHHRTHTREILHRCLQCGKSFSDRRNLALHQRTHTGEKPHKCLECGKTFSRNRTLTIHHRTHTGEKPYKCLECGKSFRQIANLTIHHRAHTGEKPYKCLECRKSFRTSGELTRHHRTHTGEKPHKCLECGKSFSTSGALTKHQKTHTGEKTYKCLMCGKSFSRRGELNLHHRTHTREKTHKCLECGKSFSHGVYLTRHHRTHTGEKLYKCFECGKCFSHGVYLTRHHRTHTGEKPYKCLECEKSFSTIAYLAIHHRTHTGEKSHKCLECGKSFSTSLNLTRHHRTHTGGKPYKC